The proteins below are encoded in one region of Erinaceus europaeus chromosome 15, mEriEur2.1, whole genome shotgun sequence:
- the GET4 gene encoding Golgi to ER traffic protein 4 homolog isoform X1, producing MSPRGRRRWAGRTEAGKRGRVTCAQRSEQQRRPMAAAMAEQEAARNGARNRGGVQRVEGKLRASVEKGDYYEAHQMYRTLFFRYMSQNKHAEARDLMCSGALLFFSHGQQNSAADLSMLVLESLEKADVDVADPLLESLARLFSLMDPNSPERVAFVSRALKWSSGGSGKLGHPRLHQLLALTLWREQNYCESRYHFLHSSDGEGCAHMLVEYATARGFRTEVDMFVAQAVLQFLCLKNKSSALVVFTTYTEKHPSIESGPPFVQPLLNFLWFLLLAVDGGKLTVFTVLCEQYQPSLRRDPMYTEYLDRIGQLFFGLPPKQTSSYGGLLGNLLSSLMGSSEQEADDSPDDSSPIELD from the exons ATGTCCCCGCGCGGCCGCCGTCGGTGGGCGGGGCGGACGGAAGCCGGGAAGCGCGGGCGCGTCACCTGCGCGCAGCGCTCGGAGCAGCAGCGCCGGCCGATGGCGGCGGCGATGGCGGAGCAGGAGGCCGCCCGCAACGGCGCCCGCAACCGCGGCGGCGTCCAGCGCGTGGAGGGCAAGCTGCGCGCCAGCGTGGAGAAGGGCGACTACTACGAGGCGCACCAGATGTACCGCACGCTCTTCTTCAG gtacaTGTCACAGAACAAACACGCGGAGGCCCGAGACCTCATGTGCTCTGGGGCCCTACTCTTCTTCAGCCACGGCCAG CAGAACAGCGCGGCCGACCTGTCCATGCTGGTTCTGGAGTCCCTGGAGAAGGCCGACGTGGACGTGGCTGACCCACTCCTGG AAAGCCTGGCCAGGCTTTTCAGTCTGATGGACCCCAACTCCCCCGAGCGTGTGGCCTTCGTGTCCCGAGCCCTCAAGTGGTCTAGCGGGGGCTCCGGGAAGCTGGGCCACCCCCGGCTGCACCAGCTGCTGGCCCTCACGCTGTGGAGAG agcaaAACTACTGTGAGTCCCGCTACCACTTCCTGCACTCGAGTGATGGCGAGGGTTGCGCCCACATGCTGGTGGAGTATGCCACGGCCCGAGGCTTCCGCACCGAGGTGGACATGTTCGTGGCCCAGGCCGTGCTGCA GTTTCTATGTCTGAAGAACAAAAGCAGCGCCCTGGTGGTGTTCACCACCTACACGGAGAAGCACCCCTCCATCGAGAGCGGCCCCCCCTTCGTGCAGCCCCTGCTCAATTTCCTCTGGTTCCTGCTGCTGGCTGTGGacgg GGGCAAGCTGACCGTCTTCACGGTGCTGTGCGAGCAGTACCAGCCCTCACTCCGGCGGGACCCCATGTACACCGAG TACCTTGACAGGATAGGACAGCTCTTCTTTGGCCTGCCGCCCAAACAGACATCTTCCTATGGAGGCCTGCTGG GGAACCTTCTGAGCAGCCTCATGGGCTCCTCGGAGCAGGAGGCGGACGACAGCCCCGACGACAGCAGCCCCATCGAGCTGGACTGA
- the GET4 gene encoding Golgi to ER traffic protein 4 homolog isoform X2: MSPRGRRRWAGRTEAGKRGRVTCAQRSEQQRRPMAAAMAEQEAARNGARNRGGVQRVEGKLRASVEKGDYYEAHQMYRTLFFRYMSQNKHAEARDLMCSGALLFFSHGQNSAADLSMLVLESLEKADVDVADPLLESLARLFSLMDPNSPERVAFVSRALKWSSGGSGKLGHPRLHQLLALTLWREQNYCESRYHFLHSSDGEGCAHMLVEYATARGFRTEVDMFVAQAVLQFLCLKNKSSALVVFTTYTEKHPSIESGPPFVQPLLNFLWFLLLAVDGGKLTVFTVLCEQYQPSLRRDPMYTEYLDRIGQLFFGLPPKQTSSYGGLLGNLLSSLMGSSEQEADDSPDDSSPIELD, translated from the exons ATGTCCCCGCGCGGCCGCCGTCGGTGGGCGGGGCGGACGGAAGCCGGGAAGCGCGGGCGCGTCACCTGCGCGCAGCGCTCGGAGCAGCAGCGCCGGCCGATGGCGGCGGCGATGGCGGAGCAGGAGGCCGCCCGCAACGGCGCCCGCAACCGCGGCGGCGTCCAGCGCGTGGAGGGCAAGCTGCGCGCCAGCGTGGAGAAGGGCGACTACTACGAGGCGCACCAGATGTACCGCACGCTCTTCTTCAG gtacaTGTCACAGAACAAACACGCGGAGGCCCGAGACCTCATGTGCTCTGGGGCCCTACTCTTCTTCAGCCACGGCCAG AACAGCGCGGCCGACCTGTCCATGCTGGTTCTGGAGTCCCTGGAGAAGGCCGACGTGGACGTGGCTGACCCACTCCTGG AAAGCCTGGCCAGGCTTTTCAGTCTGATGGACCCCAACTCCCCCGAGCGTGTGGCCTTCGTGTCCCGAGCCCTCAAGTGGTCTAGCGGGGGCTCCGGGAAGCTGGGCCACCCCCGGCTGCACCAGCTGCTGGCCCTCACGCTGTGGAGAG agcaaAACTACTGTGAGTCCCGCTACCACTTCCTGCACTCGAGTGATGGCGAGGGTTGCGCCCACATGCTGGTGGAGTATGCCACGGCCCGAGGCTTCCGCACCGAGGTGGACATGTTCGTGGCCCAGGCCGTGCTGCA GTTTCTATGTCTGAAGAACAAAAGCAGCGCCCTGGTGGTGTTCACCACCTACACGGAGAAGCACCCCTCCATCGAGAGCGGCCCCCCCTTCGTGCAGCCCCTGCTCAATTTCCTCTGGTTCCTGCTGCTGGCTGTGGacgg GGGCAAGCTGACCGTCTTCACGGTGCTGTGCGAGCAGTACCAGCCCTCACTCCGGCGGGACCCCATGTACACCGAG TACCTTGACAGGATAGGACAGCTCTTCTTTGGCCTGCCGCCCAAACAGACATCTTCCTATGGAGGCCTGCTGG GGAACCTTCTGAGCAGCCTCATGGGCTCCTCGGAGCAGGAGGCGGACGACAGCCCCGACGACAGCAGCCCCATCGAGCTGGACTGA